TTTGTTTTGGCGGCAATGTGTTTGGCTGGACGGTAGATGAAGCAACATCATTTTCGCTTCTCGACCGTTTTGTCGATGCCGGTCTCAATTTCATCGATACTGCGGACGTGTATTCCGCATGGGCACCAGGCAATATCGGCGGTGAATCCGAAACTATTATTGGCAACTGGCTGAAATCCCGCGGCCTGCGCCACAAGGTTGTGATTGCCACCAAGGTCGGTTCTGAAATGGGCCCCGACGAAAAAGGCCTTTCACCAAGCTATATCCGCAAAGCCGTCGATGCCTCCCTCAAACGGCTGCAAACCGACTATATCGATCTCTACCAGTCGCACTGGGATGATCCCGAAACGCCGTTTGAAGATGTTCTCGGCACCTATCAGGAGCTGATCAAGGCCGGTAAAGTCCGTGCAATCGGCGCATCCAATCTGACACCGGAACGTCTGACAGAATCGCTTGATGTTGCGAAGAAGCATGGCCTACCGCGCTATGAAACCTTGCAGCCGCTTTATAATCTCTATGACAGACCGGCTTTTGAGGATGGACTCGAAGCGATCTGCCGCGACAATGAGTTGGGCGTTATCAATTATTATTCGCTGGCTTCCGGCTTCCTGACCGGCAAATACCGCTCAAAAGACGATCTCGGCCAGAGTGCGCGCGGTCAAACGGTTGAGAAATACCTGACGGATCGCGGGTCGCGGATTATTGCGGCACTTGATCAGGTTGCTCGCGCCAATGACGCTAAACCGGCGCAAATCGCAATTGCCTGGCTAATTGCGAGACCATCCATCACGGCACCAATCGCCAGCGCCACGCGTCTCACCCAGCTCAATGAGCTGCTCGATGCCGCACAGATCAAGCTGGATGCTGAAGCGATTGCCCTGCTCGACAAGGCAAGCGCTTAACCAGAAACGAAACGGAAGGGTAAACTACCCTTCCAGTTCTTCGCGCAACATCTCCAGCTCCAGCCATTCTTCTTCCATGGCAGAGTGTTCAGAGCGCTTCTTTTCAAGAAGATCGGCAGTCTTTGCAAAAAGCGTCGGGTCTTTAGCATAAAGCTGCGGGTCGGCGAGCTTGCCTTCCAGCACAGTCATTTCCTTTGCCAAAGCATCCATTTTGCCGGGTAAGGTTTCGAGCGCGAATTTCTGCTTATAGGAAAGCTTGCGCTTTTCATCGCGTTTGGGCTGCGGTGCATCCCCACCCTTTTCGTCAGTGCGAGCAGTCGTCGTCTTGACGTTGCGTTTTGCCAACGCCTGCTCTTTACGCTGTGCCATCATATCGGCATAGCCACCGGCATATTCGAGCCAGTTACCATCACCTTCCGGCGCGATTACTGACGTTACCGTGCGATCAAGGAAATCGCGGTCGTGGCTCACAAGAATGACCGTTCCCGGAAAGCCGGAAACCAGTTCCTGCAACAGATCGAGCGTTTCCATGTCGAGATCGTTGGTAGGCTCGTCAAGGATCAGCAGATTGGCAGGCCGTGCCAGAACGCGCGCCAACATCAGACGTGCCCGCTCACCACCGGAAAGTTCGCGGATTGGTGTCCGCGCTTGTTCCGGCTGAAACAGGAAGTCTTTCATGTAGGAGACGACATGGCGCTGCTCGCCATTGACCACGAGGCTTTCACCGCGCCCGTCTGTGAGATAATGCGCGAGCGTGTCATCAAGGTTCAGGCTTTCACGCTTCTGATCGAGCTCGGCCATTTCCAGATTGA
The Ochrobactrum sp. BTU1 DNA segment above includes these coding regions:
- a CDS encoding aldo/keto reductase, producing MEFRKLGRTELEVSPLCFGGNVFGWTVDEATSFSLLDRFVDAGLNFIDTADVYSAWAPGNIGGESETIIGNWLKSRGLRHKVVIATKVGSEMGPDEKGLSPSYIRKAVDASLKRLQTDYIDLYQSHWDDPETPFEDVLGTYQELIKAGKVRAIGASNLTPERLTESLDVAKKHGLPRYETLQPLYNLYDRPAFEDGLEAICRDNELGVINYYSLASGFLTGKYRSKDDLGQSARGQTVEKYLTDRGSRIIAALDQVARANDAKPAQIAIAWLIARPSITAPIASATRLTQLNELLDAAQIKLDAEAIALLDKASA